The Thermotoga sp. nucleotide sequence GACCGTCATCAGGAGGGATGAACGCTGAAAGTTTTGGGAGTCATAGTGGAGTATAACCCGTTTCACAACGGGCACCTCTATCACCTGAGCCTCGCCAAAGAGATTGTGGAGCCTGAGTATACAATCGCGGTGATGAGCGGGAATTTCTGTCAAAGAGGAGAACCCGCGGTGATAGACAAATTTGCGCGCACTGAGATCGCGCTGAGAATGGGAGTAGATGTTGTTCTGGAACTTCCAACGGTTTTCGCCACTCAGGATGCCGGTGGATTTGCCTTCGGCGCTGTAAGCTTACTGGACGCTACGGGTGTTGTGACGGACGTTGTTTTTGGAAGTGAATCCAACGACATAGATTTTCTGTGGCAAGTAGCGAAGATCCTATTTGAACAGCCTGAGGAGTATCGAGTGTCCTTGCATGAAGAATTGAAAAAAGGCCACTCCTTTCCAAATGCGCGCAAATTTGCACTGATGAAGTATTTTTCGTTCAAAGGTTGGAACGAAAGAAATATTTTGAGACTCGAAAAGTCCAATGACATACTAGGAGTCGAATATCTGCATTCTGCTCTCCGAATAGGGTCTCCCATCAGGTTCCACACAATAAAAAGAGTGGGTGCAGAGGAGAAAGATGTTTCGTTTAAGGGACGGTTTTCCAGTGCCACAGCGATCAGAAATCTCCTGAGAGAAAAGAGATGGAATGAGGCCAGAGAGTCTCTTCCGGAGGCGTCTTATGAAGTCCTGATGAGGGAATTCAAAGAGGGAAGAGGTCCCGTTTTTCTTGAACACATAGGAGATTTCATGCTAGCGTTCTTCAGGTTGAAAGATAGGGAGTATTTCGAAAAAATACACGGATTTTCCGAAGGACTCGAAAAAAGATTTCAGGTGTGTTCCAGGCGAACGGGATCATACAGGGATTTCTTGGAATGCGTTAAAACAAAGAGATTCACTTTCTCACGAATAAGAAGACTGTGTCTTTTCTCCGTGCTGGAAATGAGTAAGAAGTTCGTCGAAAAAAGTAACGTAAGGGGTCCTCAGTACCTTAGGGTACTCGGTTTCACTGAGAAGGGAAGGGAAATTCTAGCAGTCATGAGAAAAAAAGCGAAACTCCCCATTGTGACCAATATGTCTCTCTACAGAAAGATACTGAAAAGAACAGAACTGCCTGTGGACAAAAATCTCTTCATCGAACAGCTGCAACTCGACGTGAAGTCGACCAATTTCTACTCTATGTTCTTCCCCTCAAAAGAACAAAGATGTGGAGAAAGAGACTTCGCAATTCATCCTGTCTTTCTGAGAGCAGAAACGTAGAACGGGGTGAGAGTCTCATCTGGAAGCATCAAAAATCCAAAACCATCCCACAATCCTTCTACCCCGTAATCTTCCAGTTTCTCCCTCAAGTCGATCACCTCAAAATCAGGCGTTTGGCTGGCAAAAGCTTTTATCACCTCTGTGTTCTCTTCTTTTGTCACAGTACACGTACTGTACAGAAGAATTCCACCTTTTTTCAAGAGCTTCCACGCCTGAGAAAGTATTCTAAGTTGCTTTTTTGAAAGTTCACTGAATTCTTCTTTCTTCACTCTCCTCAATACCTCTGGATGGTGTCTTGCCGTTCCTAGTGAAGAACACGGTACATCTACGAGAATTCGATCAAACGCATCCTGGACGTATTCCGTGAGGTGTTCTGCATCTGCAAGCTTGATCTTCACGGAGGAGAGCTTCAATCGCTTCACATGTTTTGTGACCAGCTGTAATCTTTCCATGCTCACATCCGTTGCCAGAATTTCACCTGAGTCTTTCATCAGTTCGGCAATGAAAGTTGTTTTTCCACCTGGTGCAGAGCACGTATCCAGTACTTTCATGTTCGGTCTCAAGTCCATCAGCAACGGTACCATCTGGGAAGATTCACCCTGAACTGTTGCAAAGCCTTCCGTTATGACCCTTGAGTTGTTCAGGGGAACCCCCAGTTTCTTTATCACAATTGAAAACGGAGAATGTTTTCCATAGACGGCTTCTGCTCCCTCCTTTGAGAGGATCTCTATGACCTCGTCCCTGGTTGTAACAAACGAGTTCACGCGAAGCACTGTCGGGAGCGGTTCTTGATTCCACTCCATGATCCTCAGCACCACGTCTTTTGGGAGAAAAGATCTCCAGTAATCGACTATCCACTTCGGATGTGAAAGGGCAACATGAAGATCACTGGGAGGTGGCACACTCTTTATTCTCCTCAACACAGCGTTAATCAGCTTTTTGAAGCTCTCGTTCTTGATCAGCTTTACTGTTTCACTCACCGCAGCGTAATCTGGAACGCCGTCCATGAAGAGGAGTTGGTAGGTTCCCATTCTCAATGCTACTCTTACAGCTGGCGGAATGTCGGTCTTTTTGAGAAGCTGATTTATGTACCAGTCCAGAAGCTCTTCCTTTCTCATGACTCCCCACACGAGTTCTTTGAGGAATCTCCTGTCTCTATCGCTCAAAACAGAGAGGACGCTGTCCACGTCCTCTCTGCCTATGAGCCTCTCCTTTTCGTACTTTCGCAGGAGCCTATAAGCGAGTAGTCTCACATTTGTCGTCATCTTCTATCACCGAACAGCCCTGCCAGAACTATCATTCTGAGGAGCTGGAGAATCGCTGTTAGAGACGAAGCGACGTATGTGAGGGCAGCCGCACTCAACACCTCTTTGACGCCTTTCAACTCGTACTCGGGCATCAACATGGAAGTCTCAAGAAGTCTAACTGCACGCCTGCTAGCGTTGAACTCTACGGGGAGAGTGATCAACGTAAAGAGTACGACCAACGAAAACAGGATTATACCCAGTCTTATCAAAAGCGGTGTGTAGAAGATGAAGCCAAGAACAAAGATGATCCATGCAAGATACGATCCCGTTGCGGCCGCTGGTACCATCATGTTCCTCAGAGCGAGTAAAGGGTACTTTTCCGCATCTTGTATAGCATGCCCCACCTCATGAGCTACAACTCCAAGCGAGGCAACAGATGTCCCTCTAAAGTTTTGTGGGGAAAGCCTGAGTACCTTCTTCACAGGATCATAGTGGTCGGAAAGAAATCCTGAAACGACTTCTATTTTCACGTCGTAGATACCGGCGCTTTCGAGTAATCTCTTTGCAAGCTCATATCCTGTGAGTCCCAGGGAAGATTTCACCTGTGAATATCTGGTGTAAGCCGTCTGAACACGTATCTGCGCCCAAAGAGCCAGAAGAAGGCCAGGAATGAGTATGATGAATGTAGGATCAAAGAGGAAGAACACGCTATCACCTCCTCAGCCAAACACGTGTACCACAAAACCACTCAAAAGCTTTGGTTCAAACCAGGTAGATTTTGGGGGCATAGTTTTTCCTTCATCTGAGACTCTCATCAGTGTTTCTATGTTCACAGGGTAGAGGGCGAAAGCCACATCGAATTCTCCTTTGTCAACAATTCTCTCCAGTTCACAGAGTCCCTTTATTCCACCTATGAAGTCTATCCTATCGTCCTCTCTTGGGTTGGAAATTCCAAAAATTGGTTCGAGCAACTCGCGCTGAAGGATGTTCACGTCCAAACTTTCGACGATGTCTTCGGGGATTTTTTTGGGAATCAAAACGTACCATTTACCGCTTCCTGTGTACATTGTAATCTCGTGTTCTCTTGAAGGTCTTGCGGGAACAACGTAGGATCTGTAGACATCGAACTTTTCTGAGACTTTCTCCAGAAGTTTTTCCACTGTGAAGTGAGATCGAATAACCCTGATGTAATCGAATATCCTGAGTTGATTGTGAGGAAACACAGTTGCCATGAAGTAATTGTGCGGCCCCTTTCCGATTTCTCTATCGAGGATATCACTCACCCTCGCCGCTGCGGCTGCTCTGTGGTGTCCATCTGCTATGTACAACTTTTCTATATTCTTGAAGAGATCCTTTATTTCTTCGATCTCCTTTTCATCAGACACGACGAAGAACTCGTGAACCACATCCAGATCGTCTATCACTTTGTAGACAGGTTTCAAGGAGTCAGCAAGCCTCATCAATTTTCTATCCAGTGTTTCCATGGATTCGTAAAAGAGAAAAACCTGCCCCGTATGTGCTCTGGCCTTCAGAATATGCAAGACCCTTTCTTCTTCTTTTTTCTTTCTGGTGAGCTCGTGCCTTTTTATGCGGCCTTTTTTGTATTCTTCCACGGGGAACAACGCCACAAGACCCGTTTGAACGTGATCCCCCATCTTCTGACGATATATGTATAAGACATCATCTTCTTCCTGAATCAGGATTCCTCTTTCTATGAAGTCTTCGAGATTTTTTCTGGCTTTTTCCATGTCCTCAGGAGTAGGATCCATCTCTATTTCATGTGTTTCTGCCTCAACTCGCGTTACTCTGAGAAAACTGAGTGGGTTGTTCTTGATGGTTTCCTTGGCTTCCAAGAATGAAACCACATCGTAGGGCTTTGCCACGAACTTTTCAACTATGTCTTCTCTTGGTCGGTATCCTCTGAAAGGCTTGATTTCCATTCATTCCATACCTCCTCC carries:
- a CDS encoding nucleotidyltransferase, translating into MKVLGVIVEYNPFHNGHLYHLSLAKEIVEPEYTIAVMSGNFCQRGEPAVIDKFARTEIALRMGVDVVLELPTVFATQDAGGFAFGAVSLLDATGVVTDVVFGSESNDIDFLWQVAKILFEQPEEYRVSLHEELKKGHSFPNARKFALMKYFSFKGWNERNILRLEKSNDILGVEYLHSALRIGSPIRFHTIKRVGAEEKDVSFKGRFSSATAIRNLLREKRWNEARESLPEASYEVLMREFKEGRGPVFLEHIGDFMLAFFRLKDREYFEKIHGFSEGLEKRFQVCSRRTGSYRDFLECVKTKRFTFSRIRRLCLFSVLEMSKKFVEKSNVRGPQYLRVLGFTEKGREILAVMRKKAKLPIVTNMSLYRKILKRTELPVDKNLFIEQLQLDVKSTNFYSMFFPSKEQRCGERDFAIHPVFLRAET
- a CDS encoding zinc metallopeptidase, with the protein product MFFLFDPTFIILIPGLLLALWAQIRVQTAYTRYSQVKSSLGLTGYELAKRLLESAGIYDVKIEVVSGFLSDHYDPVKKVLRLSPQNFRGTSVASLGVVAHEVGHAIQDAEKYPLLALRNMMVPAAATGSYLAWIIFVLGFIFYTPLLIRLGIILFSLVVLFTLITLPVEFNASRRAVRLLETSMLMPEYELKGVKEVLSAAALTYVASSLTAILQLLRMIVLAGLFGDRR
- a CDS encoding 16S rRNA (cytosine(967)-C(5))-methyltransferase yields the protein MTTNVRLLAYRLLRKYEKERLIGREDVDSVLSVLSDRDRRFLKELVWGVMRKEELLDWYINQLLKKTDIPPAVRVALRMGTYQLLFMDGVPDYAAVSETVKLIKNESFKKLINAVLRRIKSVPPPSDLHVALSHPKWIVDYWRSFLPKDVVLRIMEWNQEPLPTVLRVNSFVTTRDEVIEILSKEGAEAVYGKHSPFSIVIKKLGVPLNNSRVITEGFATVQGESSQMVPLLMDLRPNMKVLDTCSAPGGKTTFIAELMKDSGEILATDVSMERLQLVTKHVKRLKLSSVKIKLADAEHLTEYVQDAFDRILVDVPCSSLGTARHHPEVLRRVKKEEFSELSKKQLRILSQAWKLLKKGGILLYSTCTVTKEENTEVIKAFASQTPDFEVIDLREKLEDYGVEGLWDGFGFLMLPDETLTPFYVSALRKTG
- a CDS encoding DUF1015 family protein; the encoded protein is MEIKPFRGYRPREDIVEKFVAKPYDVVSFLEAKETIKNNPLSFLRVTRVEAETHEIEMDPTPEDMEKARKNLEDFIERGILIQEEDDVLYIYRQKMGDHVQTGLVALFPVEEYKKGRIKRHELTRKKKEEERVLHILKARAHTGQVFLFYESMETLDRKLMRLADSLKPVYKVIDDLDVVHEFFVVSDEKEIEEIKDLFKNIEKLYIADGHHRAAAAARVSDILDREIGKGPHNYFMATVFPHNQLRIFDYIRVIRSHFTVEKLLEKVSEKFDVYRSYVVPARPSREHEITMYTGSGKWYVLIPKKIPEDIVESLDVNILQRELLEPIFGISNPREDDRIDFIGGIKGLCELERIVDKGEFDVAFALYPVNIETLMRVSDEGKTMPPKSTWFEPKLLSGFVVHVFG